The window GGCCGTGAGTAAGCAGGCCGCCCTCGCACCCTGTGATGATGAGGAGACCCTCCAGAACCAACAGAACGCTCACACCAGCAGAATGCTCCAAGTCTACCACCAGGAGGGCAGCAGGGAAcaagaagagagaggcaggagggcatCCCAAAGTCCCGGGGAGGCAAAAGTAGAGAGAGACGGTAAAGCGGGGTCTGCTGCCCTGAGGCAAACCAGGCAGGGCACAGTCGGGGACAAAACTGCCGAGCGAGCAAAAGAAGCCCCCGTGGGCTGGCGGGAACCGCCCAAAGCTGGCCTCCAGCCCACGGGCAGTGCTGACCGCAGGACGCCAGAGGTATGCCCCAGGGAAGTCGCCCAGTCAGAAGCAAGTCAGCCTGACAGTAGCAACAAGGCCCAGACCTGCCCCTGGGAGGTGAGTGAAGGGGCCCCCGAGAAGGGGACACAACAACAAGCTCTAGATGACTcccaagagagaaggaaggcGTCGGAAAAGTCAGGGCCCCAAAACGTGGCTGTCGTTGCTCGGAAAAAGCCAGAGAGGCTGGTCAGGGGGCAGGAGGTGGTATGTCCCTGGGAGGGTGCCGATCCTGGGAGTCTGTGCTCTTGGTCAGCCTCTCAGGACTCTGACAGAAACGAAGGCAGGTCTGAGGCAGCGGGCCGGCTAGAAGCTAGAGAGGTGGAGAAGCCTCAGCAGGGAGCCACAGGCCCAGGAGCTTGTATACCCGACACTACCAAGGCAGAGCTCTGTCCCTGGGAAGCATGTGAAGGAGAGAATGGAAAACCATTCCAGGAGGGAGTGAAGCTTCCCCAGGAAAAGCAGGAAACCCCCAAGAAAGCAACCTTCTGGAAAGAACAGAAACTGAGTGGAGACTTGGAGTCTTTTTGTCGGTGGGAGAGGACAGATTTCCGGGGTCCCTCAGCAGTCTCTACTCCGGCCCCGGGAACCCCTGTGTGCTCCGGGAGTTTGGGCACTAGCATCTCGGAGGTGTGTCCATGGGAGGCAGGAGATGCTCCCGTCGGGAAAGCAGAGGTCTGTCCCTGGGAGCTGGGTGATGAGGTAGTGGGGAAGGAACTGCCGGGTCAGGGGACAGGTGGAGAATTTTTCCAGGGAAAGGGGAAAGCCTCTAGAAAAGGGCTCTTTGGAGAGATGGGGGAACAAACTGGAAAAGCAATGCAGAAAAGTAATCAACAGCAGGAGTCAGTGTGTCCCCAGGACAGCACAGCCCCTGGGCACCCCAGCCCGTGTCTAGATAATTTCTCAGCCAAAGGTGGTGGCCAACTCCTCAGCAATGGAGGAAGCAGGGCAACACAGGTATGTCCATGGGAAGATCCCAGGCCAGAGCTGAGGGAAGTAACACCTGCCAGGGCAGAACTCTGTCCCTGGGAGGTAAATGAACGAATAAGAGAGGACTGGACATCAGGACAGGCGGCAAAAGCAGGAGAATCTCCAAAGGACAAGGAGAAAATGCCTGGAACATCAGGAATCAAAGACGGCGCAGCGTGGGAAAAGCCTGAGGGACAGCTCCAAAATACAGAAGCAGTCTGTCCTTGGGAGAACGTGGACCCTGGCAGCTTCTCCCCACAACCAGGTCCTCAAGACACAGGTAGAGCCGAAGCCAGTTTCCACATGTCAGGCAGTGTGGGAGGCAAAACTGCCAAGATCTGTCCCTGGGACATGGAAGAAACCATGCGTGCTGAGAAGGCTGAGGTCTGTCCCTGGGAGGTGAGTGCTGGAGCAAGGCAGGAAAGAGCTTTGGGAGTTGAGGCCATTAGGAAATTTCCAAATGACACAGGAAAGGCTTCTGTAGGTCCTGGACCCAGCGAGATAGCTGTTACCTCTCCAAAGAAGCCGGAGGGGCCAGCCTGGGAGCGGGAGGTGGCCTGTCCCTGGGAAAGCTTGGATCCAGGGGGCTCCTCTCAGCATTCGGACACTCTGGGCACTGACAGACCAAAAGGTGGACTCCAGGAAATGGACCATGTGGGGTGCAGGGCAGCTGAGGTGTGTCCCTGGGAAGTGGAGGAAGCACCTACCAGTGAGAAAGCCAAGATCTGTCCCTGGGAGGTGAACGAAGGAGCTACTGGGACAAGATTGGAAcaagaaatggggagtgactcAGCAGGACaggagaaaattctagaaaaggggAGACTCACCTCCCTGGGAGAAGACAGATCAAAATGGGAGACAAAACAGAGTCAAGAAGAGGAAGCTAGTTGTCCTTGGGAGAAGGACTTGAGGGCTCCCTCTGCTCAGGGCCCTGAGGTCTCAGACTCATCCCTCAGCATGAGTGGCAACGTGAAAGAGGGACATTCCTTGCAAGCGAGGGATGAGGCAGTGGAGGAAGGGGACCTGACGCAAGATGCAAAGATGGGCTCCTTCCCAGAACACAGAACCCCAGTAGAAGCCCCGTCTTCAAAAGCAGGAGAATTCACTACTGAAGACAGGGGGAAAGCAAGCAAAGAGCTACAATCTGTCTGTCCACGGGAGAGCATAACCCCGGCAGGTGCTTCCTCCCACCCGGACGGTCAATGCCGTGACCCACCTAAGGCCAGCTCTCAGGACCTGGCTGGCGTTGGGGGCAGGCTTGCTGAGGTGTGCCCATGGGATGATCCTAACCCTGATGGCAGCGCCAAAGCTGATATCTGCCCCTGGGAGGTGACTGAAAGGGTCCCTGACGAAGGGATGGCAAGACAGGATGGGAAAGGGACACCTCAAGAGAAGGGGAAGGTCCCAGGAAGACCAGAGCCCCAAATTGTGGCAGTTCAGGAAAAGCCAGAGAGGGCAGATGGGAAACAGGAGGCGGTGGGTCCCTGGGAGAGTCAGGATTGTGGGGGTCCGTCTCCGCAACCAGCCCCACAAGCTTCTGCCAGAAGCGAAGGCAGTTCGGAGGCAGCAGGCAGTGTGGGGGCCAAGGTGGCAGAAGTGTGTCCGTGGGAAGCAAGAGAGTCTCCATCTGCTAAAGAAGCAGACATCTGCCCTTGGGAGGCGAAGACAGAAGCTGCTGAGGAAGGGGGACTGGAACAAGAGGTGGACGGAAAATCCCAAGGGCAAGGAGGGATGATCCCTCAAAAGGCGGCATCTCCGGGGACTGAAGAACACTTTTCAAAAGCAGCAGCAAAAGTCAGCAAAGAGCAGGCGACAGTCTGCTCAGGTTCCGGGGAGCTCCTCCCCCAGCCAGATGCTCCGGACACTGACCAACCCCAAGTCAGTCCCCACGGAGTAAGCAGTATGGGGAGCAGGGTGGCAGAGCTGTGTCGATGGGAAATCACGGatccagaaggaaataaaataaagggcacCATGGCAGACATCTGTGATTGGGAGGGAACCGGAGCCCCACCTGAGGAATCTGGCCTTCTGGCTTTAACAGCAACTCAGACAGAAATATTtttccccccagcccctgagaACCCACCATGCCTTTTAGTCCACAGACGTCCGGGTAGCTTCCTTCTAGAGAGCAAAAGCCCCCGCCCTGAGGGGAGCAAGGCAGCCACTACTTTTACTCTAGAAGGGGTCCGAGAACGCCAAGGAGCTTCAGGACATGAGCCAAGGACCAGCTCAGTCCCAGAGCCAAGTCTCCAAGAAGCTGAGGCTCACGAGTCTTCCTCCTTCGCTGAAGACAAAGAAGTGGCTTCTATAGCTCCATATGAAGAACTCTCCCCTCCAACTGTCTATCCTTGGGACTGCGAGTAACAGATCCATCGGGTGAGGCCAGACATCTGGTGGCTGGTTTTCAAGAGCCAAAGCCCTTTCCAAGTCCTCCATGTTCCCCAAGAGCCAAGTCAAAGACACTTGGCCACTTGCCCTCTCCATGAAGGCCAGAAGTCAATCATTCGGACGACAAATTGTACAAGAAGGGTGCAGCTCAGACCCCAACAGAAAGTCTTGTCCTCTCGTTACTTCCCACTCTTCTTCCTGCTCCAGGGAACCAAGGCGAGACCCTCTGCTTCTGACGAATCCCCCCATCCAGCTAGAGGACTCGACACAGCTGTGTCTGGACACTCATAAGGCCAGTGTTTGGGATGAAAGGAAGTCAGCAGTGCCCAGCCCACATTTTCTCATAAAAAGACCCCTTTTTTGAGAAGAAACTATAAACCATGCAAGGCACTGGCAGCGTTAGGGTCTGAGGAATGCTATAAAAGGTCACCACAGGAAGCTTAAGAAGCCACTTAACTCAAGTTCAAAGATAAATCAGGGGGAAaaccttaagtttatttattttgagagagagagagagagagagagagagagagagagagagacagagcaggggagggagtgagagagagagggagagagaatcccaagcaggttccacaccatcagtgcagagcaggGGGGAAACTTAATGGCTCAAAAAAAGTACCCAAAATGCCTTAAAGACCTTGTCATTTTGACTTTGGAGCTCCAGTTTCTGCTGTGTTGATCCTCATACCTGCCCTGGTTGGCTGCTCAGGTAGAGCCAATCAAGCACTCTTACTTCCTTATCAACATCTGGCATCCAAAGCAACACCAGAGACAGCATAGAAGGCAAGGCAGCGGCTCCACGTCCTCCCCACACTGGCCAAGGGAAAGCTCTCCCTTCCAGACACCTCCTCCAGTTTAAGGAGTGTGCCTCTTGCTACCTTTTTCAAATCGTTCCTCCCCACTTCTGCCCCATCTTTGGCTAGTCTCAAGCTCATTTCACTGGCTCATTCTCCTCCCAGCCTTTCAGGGCTGTCACCAATGGGACCCTTCTCTGCTTGTCCACGCAACTGGAGGCAGGGGAATTTCTGGCTCTGATGTGAGAAGCACTCCAAACCGCTTGCTCAGTAACAAGAGGCCCACAACAGTTAC of the Neofelis nebulosa isolate mNeoNeb1 chromosome 16, mNeoNeb1.pri, whole genome shotgun sequence genome contains:
- the GPR179 gene encoding probable G-protein coupled receptor 179, which encodes MGTRAVVVPHPVWGLLGCCFFCSWALGDPRPLRSLPPLSSQVKPGSVPMWVPPEGAEAALAFLYSGDAQQLSGANCTERYEAHGAGARPGLPPVLWRAAGTLAQAANFLNMLLQANDIRESSVEEDVEWYQALVRSVAEGDPRAYRAFLIFNPPPGASHLQLALQATRRGEETILQDLSGSRVQEESPTGAPDTSALQKRVLTNDLGSLGSPKWPQGDGYVGDMQHVKLSPPFLECQAGRLRPGWLITLSATFYGLKPDLSPEVRGQVQMIVDLQSVDINQCANGPGWYSNTHLCDLNSTQCVPLESQGFVLGHYLCRCRPGFYGASHSGGLEESAAQPTGQFGSPQGSSGRLLRCRPCAEGCTSCVDATPCLVEEALALRAAVLACQASCMLAVFLSMLASYRCRRSKRIRASGVVLLETILFGSLLLYFPVFILYFKPSVFRCIVLRWVRLLGFATVYGTIILKLYRVLQLFLSRTAQRGPHLSNGRLLQRLGLLLLLVLGFLAVWTVGALERGIHTPLVTRGHTLAGRHFYLCHHDRWDYVMVVAEMLLLCWGSFLCYATRAVPSAFHEPRYLGIALHNELLFSAAFHAARFVLVPSLHPDWTLLLFFFHTHSTVTTTLALIFIPKFQKPGAPPREEIVDEVYEDELDLQRSASYLDSSIASAWSEHSLDPGDIRDELKKLYAQLEVHKTKEMAANNPHLPKKRGSWRQGLGRSFMRCLAEFPEALARQHSRDSGSPSLGSLPGSSRRRLLSSSLQDPEGPPALRKSRSAYDHDRHSRRREQDPPLLDSLLRRKLAMKASRESRESREAAEGPPGLGFRSASAHNLTVGDRLPRARPASLQKSLSVVAGSREQALLVASQAYLEETYRLAKEREERKKAEAASASPVRRPSARRPERARGAPLSAPPSPAKSRSVHGSHAAAAAGRLQEEATKRLPHPPVRHQVSTPIMALSGACLGEPRMLSPTSTLAPALMPAPAPAPTPLPALAPVPVPPQSPSLLTFICPWENAELPVKKGNVAPEGPAGPERGNHSPAPARAKLWRALSVAVERRGTGESGMATEDGRLQGEAGEGDEDKSKVFSKSHSLKTPVQQGSMHSLGLAIKALTRSRSTHRETESGEGSPEPEEKGRASGEGVGACPRSPRLGRPKAVSKQAALAPCDDEETLQNQQNAHTSRMLQVYHQEGSREQEERGRRASQSPGEAKVERDGKAGSAALRQTRQGTVGDKTAERAKEAPVGWREPPKAGLQPTGSADRRTPEVCPREVAQSEASQPDSSNKAQTCPWEVSEGAPEKGTQQQALDDSQERRKASEKSGPQNVAVVARKKPERLVRGQEVVCPWEGADPGSLCSWSASQDSDRNEGRSEAAGRLEAREVEKPQQGATGPGACIPDTTKAELCPWEACEGENGKPFQEGVKLPQEKQETPKKATFWKEQKLSGDLESFCRWERTDFRGPSAVSTPAPGTPVCSGSLGTSISEVCPWEAGDAPVGKAEVCPWELGDEVVGKELPGQGTGGEFFQGKGKASRKGLFGEMGEQTGKAMQKSNQQQESVCPQDSTAPGHPSPCLDNFSAKGGGQLLSNGGSRATQVCPWEDPRPELREVTPARAELCPWEVNERIREDWTSGQAAKAGESPKDKEKMPGTSGIKDGAAWEKPEGQLQNTEAVCPWENVDPGSFSPQPGPQDTGRAEASFHMSGSVGGKTAKICPWDMEETMRAEKAEVCPWEVSAGARQERALGVEAIRKFPNDTGKASVGPGPSEIAVTSPKKPEGPAWEREVACPWESLDPGGSSQHSDTLGTDRPKGGLQEMDHVGCRAAEVCPWEVEEAPTSEKAKICPWEVNEGATGTRLEQEMGSDSAGQEKILEKGRLTSLGEDRSKWETKQSQEEEASCPWEKDLRAPSAQGPEVSDSSLSMSGNVKEGHSLQARDEAVEEGDLTQDAKMGSFPEHRTPVEAPSSKAGEFTTEDRGKASKELQSVCPRESITPAGASSHPDGQCRDPPKASSQDLAGVGGRLAEVCPWDDPNPDGSAKADICPWEVTERVPDEGMARQDGKGTPQEKGKVPGRPEPQIVAVQEKPERADGKQEAVGPWESQDCGGPSPQPAPQASARSEGSSEAAGSVGAKVAEVCPWEARESPSAKEADICPWEAKTEAAEEGGLEQEVDGKSQGQGGMIPQKAASPGTEEHFSKAAAKVSKEQATVCSGSGELLPQPDAPDTDQPQVSPHGVSSMGSRVAELCRWEITDPEGNKIKGTMADICDWEGTGAPPEESGLLALTATQTEIFFPPAPENPPCLLVHRRPGSFLLESKSPRPEGSKAATTFTLEGVRERQGASGHEPRTSSVPEPSLQEAEAHESSSFAEDKEVASIAPYEELSPPTVYPWDCE